From Rissa tridactyla isolate bRisTri1 chromosome 7, bRisTri1.patW.cur.20221130, whole genome shotgun sequence, a single genomic window includes:
- the SPP2 gene encoding secreted phosphoprotein 24: protein MRILIFVLTLSVFSCSGFQVYDYDVPVTEEALNASIARINSQSWGTNLYGVVRSHVARVDMWNSDTYRLELRFSIRETVCTKASGRDPFTCDFKIGPFVPTAFCRSFVDVSGELISNVVVRCHRGTSSSESMSSEEMMRMPIMNPNRRGSSHREDVFGPEAFRSRGRGSSRGDWHKPSYFNSDRIE from the exons ATGAGGATCCTAATTTTTGTCCTCACACTGAGCGTTTTCTCGTGTTCAG GGTTTCAAGTGTACGACTATGACGTCCCTGTCACAGAAGAGGCTCTCAATGCTTCCATTGCAAGGATCAATTCTCAGTCATGGGGGACAAACCTGTATGGTGTTGTCAGGAGCCATGTCGCAAGA GTTGACATGTGGAACAGCGACACTTATAGACTAGAGCTACGGTTCAGCATTCGTGAAACTGTGTGCACGAAAGCTTCGGGGCGAGACCCGTTCACGTGTGACTTCAAAATAGGGCCTTTCGTG CCAACCGCTTTCTGCAGAAGTTTTGTGGATGTCTCCGGTGAGCTGATCTCAAACGTTGTTGTGCGGTGCCATCGTGGCACATCCAGCTCCGAATCGATGAGCAGCGAGGAG ATGATGCGTATGCCGATAATGAACCCCAACAGGAGAGGCAGCAGTCACAGAGAAG atgtatttggTCCTGAAGCCTTCCGTTcaaggggaagaggcagcagccgTGGAGACTGGCATAAACCCAGCTATTTCAACTCTGACAGGATTGAATAA